A segment of the Carya illinoinensis cultivar Pawnee chromosome 1, C.illinoinensisPawnee_v1, whole genome shotgun sequence genome:
TATGAAATGTAGAATGTGGATGTATTAAACCCATACTTCCTAAGGGATGTCAATGTAACTAGCTGGAAGAGCTTGTCTGGTGTACGTGCTAACAAACGCATTCTTCAGCTTGTTCCAAACTTGGAGGTACatgtttattttatcttatgatACTTCTCTTCTCCTACCAATCTACCATTGACCCAGCCAAGCAAGCCTAGCTTTGAAATTTCTATTCTTGAGCAATTAGTAGTTGTATTGTGAGGACACTCTtccatataaatttattgagGAGTAAATTTGAACATgataaccccaaggggttggcccaagtggtgaaggccttggtcttggagTATCACTCTCTTCAAAGttcaaggttcaacacctcatgggtgtaaacaatcctttggggccacacacTTGATGAAAAGCTAGCGATTTAACTAGTTCCGTGTAGGAAAACTTCTGAGGGTGCTGTGTACGGGATTGAGATTTACTTTGCAGGAGTGAGTCCGAAGGGCCCTACCTTGGAGAGGTTctttgacataaaaaaaaaaaaaaaaaaaaaaaaaggaaaagaaaagaaaagaaaacaaagaacatGATCATATTGCTATCTGCCCCTTGATTTTGTGCCAATGTGTCTCAATTAATGTTGTAACATCAATATATTGATTAAGAAATACCATGGCTTGAAGTTTTGACATGACTTTTTCTCGGCTAATGAGAGATGTTTGGGATGATGTAATTGTCGGAAAAATACTTTGGGGGTGAGTGGGTGTgtttgaaaaaaggaaaaaagggggggttgggggggggggggggggggggtggggaagGTTTCATTCTTTTGGAGTATGCTGACTTGGAATGCCATATGGGATTCACTGGAGTATTTGAGACGCTATGAGTATTAGTGGGGTTGACAACTATATCATTATATGcagataatataaaatttatagcaACCTTTACTGAAATGTTTTAGATTATCATTTCTccttaacttatcaaaaaaaaaaaaaaaatatttttttttagattatcaTTTCTCCTTGTGCTgtttaattcttcaaaatctcatGCATGTTGCTGCTGATGCATTTCAGAATTTCCAATCAATGCTGCGATGTGTTAAATTATGGGCTAAAAGGCGAGGAGTATATGGTAATGTAAGTATGACTTAGGGATGGTGAATATATTTTCATGCTTGCTCTTACTTGCGTTGAGAGCTTTCTTgggcatatttttttttcagcaaGTGACAAATCCATGCCCTTTTTGGCTGATTGCAGTTACTTGGCTTTTTGGGAGGAGTTCATCTAGCAATTCTTGCAGCTTCTGTTTGTCAAAAGCATCCAAATGCTAGCTTAAATTCTCTTATTGTGAATTTCTTCCAGATGTTTGCATTTTGGCCTTGGCCTACTCCTGTTATATTGCAAGATGGAATATTGCCTACTACCAGAGATGCCATTGAGATACGATCCTTAATGCCTATACAGCTGCCGTGTAGTCCATACGAATATTGCCATTCCAATGTCACTAGAAGCACATTCCGCAGGATCAGGGCAGAGTTTCTCCGAGGTCATGATAGAACTAGGGTATGTTCTGCAGTTTAACTGAGATATAATTCTCTATGCCTACTATTTGACCTCTTGCTAAGCCACTACCTATTGATGGATTTTACGAATCTTGATGTGCAGTTTATTGTGGTGTCTATCTAGTTTTGTTAGGAGAATATGTCTTGAGGCACAAGATAATGTGGAACTGCTTTTTGCCTGGTGTTGCAGGATCTTTTGAAGCCAGATTTTGATTGGGGTAGTGTATTTGAGCATTTCCCATATCCAAAGGAGTATACACGATTTGTCAAAATTTACCTCTCAGCTTCTGACCAAGATGATCTTGGAGATTGGGTAGGTTGGGTGAAATCACGTTTTTGCTCTCTTCTTACCAAGGTAAGGGGCTTATAATTGCAGttcattgtatttatttttgtatggtTGAAATGGTAACTTCAGCTAAAACTCTACGGTACCATGAGCAATCATGCCCTGGGAGCTGGCCTTGTTTGGATGTTGtgctgagatgagatgagatgagttgagttttttttatgaatagtagtgagttgagatgattgaGTAAGTTTTGTGGGGCCcacctaaaatgagtttagatgtgtttggatgttaagatgagtttagatgtatttatggaAAATTGAAAAGGGTTGTGGGTTCTACgtataaagaggttttgagttgagatgtgcttagtaatttgagagttatgtatttggatattagactcagtttaaaattagactgaactgagtTGATCTGAGTTGAGTTTAGGATCCAAACGCACCCTTACTTTAAGGTACCAGAGTGTTACTTGTATGGCTGACCCTTAATAACAGATATATGTCCTTGCCATGCTGATTGGAATAGTTTCTTTAGTTTAATGTAGCCCACCTCCTAATGTTACATGAATTTGGTGAAGTAGAAAAGTCAGGTCATTTGCAtccatattaattattttggtTAAATCACCAGGCATACATGCATATGAGCTGCCTATCTTGCAATCCAGAACATGAGCAATGATGTTGTGGGAGTTTTATGGTACCTATGGTTAAAATTTGTTGGTCAATTTTGAATAATTGCAGAATGTGCTAAATGCTGCAATCACATGGGACTTGTCTGTTTCTTCTCTGACTGAATATGACACTTATTAAATGAATATCaattttttacaactttttgAAATCTTTTGCTGAATTAACAATCATGTTGTTATTTGCTGCAGTTGGAGGAGGTGCAAGGTTTTTGTGACCCTAACCCTGTTGAACATGTAGATATGGATGTAACAGAGCCCAATGTTGTGTTCTACTGGGGCTTAAATCCCAGCAAGAGTAGTTTCACAGATATACTGCATGTTGAAGAGGATTTCATGAAGAATCTCAAAAATGGCTATCAAGGATCTGCTGGAGGGATGGGATTATCCATTTTGCAAGCTTCGCAGCTGCCTAAGAGTGCTCTTCTTGACACTGGAATAGGGAAGCGGACGAAAGCATGTTGGAAAATTCTCGATTACAATCTTCGAAGAACCCCAATGTACTCTCAGCATTTGCCACATTACTTTGTTGGGTATGTGGCAACCGACAGAGAGCCTGAGCACCCACGTGATGGGGGTTAggcttattataaatttatataccaTACTTGGTTTGCCTCATGAAATATAGGTTTTCATGGTTGCGCAGCCTTCATGAGGGATTAAAAAGATATATGAAGATGATGACAGGGGTAAGTTTTTGAGCATGCAGTAAAGAGGAGAAATGGCAGAAGCTGAAAGTTGGAGGTTAGTCTTGAGTGAGATTAGCGTAGTCAAAGTTGTAAACTCAAATATTCAGTTAAATTGCAAATTTTCCAAATGATGTGTGAATGCTTTTTCTGAAATGATTTGTGTGAGGGCAGTACGTAATTGATTCGAATGGTCAAGTGATGCTTCAGATTTAGAAGTTCCCGGAGCTATATTGCAATGACTTCCTGGGAAGGACTGAATGGAGTAGGGGTAAGACCATGTTTACGTGATCTTAATCAATATAAGAACAAGTATTAGTTTTCACGACTCAATTCTTAGACCACAACAAAGCAAATTAGAAAAGGGTATTTCTAGTCTTCCCCCAGAGTAAGAAAGAGGTTTTTATCCCTTTTCAACCATAACGCTCTCTAGGCCTGTTCATTCGGATTCCGACACGGAAATCTGAATAGACCCAAACTGAAACCTGGATTTCAAATCCGGCTCAGGTTAATCCGGGTCATAAACGGGCCAGAATCCGGATGaatccaaaattttcaaaacttgaatTTCGGGTTAAGATTaaacccggtttttttttttaaaccccaTATAAAAGTCTTATCCAATATTTTCACATATAactctgattttttttataaaaaataaataaatttgattatgcactTTAGAGGTTGAAAAATCACTCCTATATAAAAATTTCACTTAATTTGCCTcccaataaaaatgcatgtcaaagcaaaaaaaatttcaatattcatctatgcaagtatgcatgcattacaatacaatccactacatattatattatttgttatttatacattacattacgaaatactaaattacaatatatgaattacaaaatcagtGATTTAATTTCCACAACAAATAGCAACTTCAAAGAGATTGGCCTCAAAGTGatcctgcaaaaaataaattagaaagaaaatggCATTTTAGTCTTCCCAATTTGTAACTACtcaaacattctcatcaaaacaataaaacagAGAGTTTCTAATAAGCAGTAGTAAATACACTTGAGCTTTTATTCAGTATCCATCTAACAATAACAATACGATCCACAAGAACCGAAAGAAAAAGCAGTACTTCAAAAAACAAAAGCCCATAAGGTGCACCTCAGTCTCTTTTGTACTCCTGTAAGTTGAGCTTGCAATACCCTTAATTGATTCCTCAATTCCTGCACATCGTATTTACCCACAATCCACTTAATCGAGTAAATAAAGAATccaaataataatgtattaagaTACTGGTGGTAAACAATCCGTACCTCAATTGTTTGAGGgttgcaagaaaaaaagaaaaataaggggGTGCCAAGTCAGATGGGGTCAAGAAGTTCTTGGATTAAATCATGCAGATTTGAGGAGTAAACAGAAAAAGGGCAGCTCACTCTTCATTAGTATTTCAGAAGAGTCGAGAGAGATTAGCTACCGGACACAACTGAGAAAGAATAAGCTGAAACTTGATCTCACCTGATTGGAAATCAGAAGATTACCATCACCCTGAACTTCTTCCATCTCCACATCTGAAACTTCTTTCTACAACATCAAAATTTTCAGATATTTcagttaaaatgaaaacttgcAGGAATAAGATTACCATAATTTCAAGACAATGGATGGAAATAGCCTTGAACACataaaatttacagattgatcAATACAATAGTACCTTGAACACATAAAATTCTCTATATTTACATCATGGTCCAACTTCTTGAAGGTTTTCTTTAGAACCTATATTGCCAAACAGAACATCGACATGAATAAAGGAATAAATATTGAGGGATAAATGCTGTTTGTGATATTGATCTgtgaaaggaaaacaaaatgacCAATATGatggttttcttttttgtttttggtctcATGGATCATGACTCACATTTGTAGGTAGCATCCTCAATCTCGCTACAAATCACTGTGTCTACAACAAGAAACAAATGATATTATTTCAACAGTTGAGCGATATTAAGGATGTCTAGAGAATAACATGTAGGGTTCATTCTGCACAACTTATTACTATCAGCAAAATTAGCAACAACAAAAATCTTCcaaccttttgaaattgttgcaCTGTAGAAAACCAACCAACTTATTTGCCGGACAAAGTGATTTCATTCTAAAAGAAGTACTAATAATGATGACcattatcaatattatttcaCTTCGTTTACTCTgtttgttaaacttgttatgCTAACATGAGTTTGCCTTTTAAGCAGAGGAGGTGTCAACACTTTTCTCAAGCTGCGGTAGCTTAAAGATATATACAAGTTACTGCAGCCtatattttcttgaatttctttttcttctactcaaataaaataatattcttaatattGAACTTACTCTAAATACGttaatatttatcaaatatgattttcaaaaccccCCATAGACCACTGTGATATTATACTTTCAACAAAATACTCCCATTACTTCTATACTAACAAAACAATCCAGTTCAACAaagaattatatgatatttagcATGTTTCGTAGGTTCAAGGGCATTACCCTCAATATTATAGCAAATAAGCATCATTTAGTAAAGATCCAAGTAATAGAAGATTTAACGATAAAGTAAAGGGTAAGCAAAGAACAAACCTTGGGTTCTTGAGAGGGAAGAATTACAGATAGGGCTTCGGAGAGGCTGAGATTGAAAGAGGGACAACGCCTAGGGTTTCGGAGTGACTGAGAGAGGGCTTTTAGCGCAGAGATATGAGGGCAGGggagagaaagtgagaaaagaaaataaaaacgagAGAGTAAGCCGATGAAAATGAGATGGTTTTCGGCATTTTCGCATTAGCAGGCAGAGAGAGACAGAATGAGGTGAAGTGGCGGCAGCAGCTAGGGTTTCAATCTTAGATGAACgcgagagacagagagaggggGGGTATTTAGCtgggggagggaaaaaaaataaatgaaaccgAGTACCGGATTCTTAATCCGTTATCCGAATTTTAAATCCATACCCAAACTGCATAGGTCTGGGTTTTATTTCGGACCGGATTAAGAAATCACCGAATTTCGAATTGGGCCGGATGATGAACAGTCCTAACGCTTCCCAAAGAAGTGCTCTCACCCCTTCCACCCAGTTGAAAAGCTTCTCCTCCTCTTTCccctctctctttattttaatttgtttctcttttttgttttcacaTTGGAGTTTAGTTCTGCCATGCATCTTTTCTCCACGACCGTAACATATAACCACCTCAGTTTGTCCTTCATGCCTCCTCCATTTCACTGGTACACGAGCCTTGTCATTGTGTGGTGTTACGGTCATATGCCGGTCTCACATGGCACGTCATCCCTTGGTGTTTAAGTTTATCCTCTTTAGAATAAGCTCTGTCCGAAATATTTTGGAATTATAGGCAGCTACTTTAATGTattctttacatattttactatATTTATGCCATACCACTTATGAAAGAAGCGCCAACGAGAGTCAATCCCGAGAACTTTCGACCATTATGTTTTCTTCAAAAGGAAGACCTTCTTAATCTGAAAAGCTTCTTTTTCTGTGACAAATACATTTCACCAATAAACGAGTAGCTTTAGCCTTTAATCTAGCACTGTCATGTCCTATGATATATTGAGATcaatgatttattaaaaaattacatttatgTAAGATGGTATGACAGACAGGCGTATATATCCTTTCACACCGCACCCTTTTGTACAAATTAAATGCATTACGTGGATATATATGTTCTTATCAACATGAATTACTCTGATCACATCATTAATGTCGTTGTTCTCGCTGGTTGGAGCTGGCCTGCTTTCTAAAAACTTTTGTCTGTTTGCTTGAGTGGATGAACATTGTCGGCTTCCATACATCCAATATCCATTTTTATCTCTTACACGGCAATATTATTGATTTGCAAGGAAAGAACTTTTAAACTATATACATCACAGCTTGCTAGCTTTTCCCActactaataaaataatctcGGTGAAAGGACGCTAATGTGATTTGCAAGGAAAAGACGGTAGTGGCGAAACGGCTGGCATCTTATCTGCAATAATGTAAAAATTAGGAACGTCATCAACATGTGACTGTGATGAGACCTTTATACGACAATTGGAGCAACAAGTCGCATGTGGTCTCCATAGACAGCTTTTCAAAGTGCATTACAAGTGTCGTACTAAGGCCTAATTCTTTCGTATTAAGTAAGTGCATTACAAGTGTTGTACAAAGGCCTAATTCTTTCGTACTAAGTGCATTAGATCGGATTGAAATTAACtcattttcagtttaattttaaattaaatttaatatttaaatatctaattcttaaatcattaaatttatttcaattctaAATctctttatatgtgatatttataattttttttaacttaataattttttatatataagatttgaaaatttttttaacttcttataaatatatttaaactcattttaatatctaaacatatttaaattcatattaGATAGATCCTATAAAACTCATTCTACTATCTTAActcactaatatttataaaaccCACAAGGCAAATTGTACGAAGGATTCTTCATTTTGGGCAAGAGATCAACATTATGACCACAAAAATTATCCACTCAAGGCAGGAAAATATCCCAAAACTTTATCACCATTTCCTGATATTTTTTCTTAAGAATCCAGtggtcttatatatatataagtgaatCATGCCAGCTAATTAATTGATAtcattttaaatgtaaatactTATTATCCAATATTACCTATATTGtcccttcaaaaaaaaattacctacaTTGTGATTctctaaatattttcttaattttctcacgttaaccatttttccaattATTCAATTATAATTATTCTAACCGTCTCGATTTCTTACAAGCTAGCATTAATTTgcatttctcatttaattttatttaaatgaataTCAATGCACCCATTAAAGACCTTTTGGCTCATATTAATTTCCAAATGATCACTTGCAATATTATAGAGCTGACATTCAAATGGCCATCTTGACGTGACAATGGTGCCAcgtagtttattaaaaaaaatatattcaaaatgaaaatgcatgcgtcaaaaaatacttaaagaagaagattaaaatttaaaatttcttttattacttttatgtttgtatttttatttaaatgaaaatgcATGCGTCAAAATGGGTTGCAACCTCATATAGCAGATTGATTTGCGTAACTGTTACTTAATTTTACTTCTGCAATTCAAATTGCAATAGGTACGTACTAGCCAGTGGCGGAACGATTAAGGTCCGCAGGCGGCGGGGGGATTAGGGCATGGCCCCCCAAAAGttgggaaatatatatatatatatatatattaattttttaattatttaataaggaaatattaattttatcttaagttgatctttctataaaaaattaatttgaatcGTTTTGACTCTTCCAATATCTACAACAACCTAAACGAATATTTTCAGTTATGAAGATTGTTAAAACAAGACtttgtaataaaattaaaaatgagtttttagaaaataatttagttatctatattaaaagagaaatagttaaaaattttgattttgatttaatatttgatgattttatttttttttaaaaatgtaaattataattttagacactatattttttttatttgatatatttatatgagtgtttttatgttattttaattatatatcatttttgatatataatatatttttttaatatatatgttgtattaaacatattttttttttttattttagatcttAATAATGATAGTTTTATACTACAGAAATAATTGtgtagaaatgaaataaaaaatatcttattatctTTACTTGACCCCCTGAATCAAATTCCTGATTCCCCCACTAGTACTGGCCCCTTACTCCTGGCCTATAAAAGAGCTCGCACTCTGAAGAATGACCATCATCTAGCTCTTTGCATTTCTTTACAACTTTTTGCCCCGTCTTCTTTTCCTGATCTGAAAATATGAAActtttgttgctcatctttatTGTTCAAGCTGTTCTTCAGACCATATATCTACCGGCAAGCCAAGGCGCGGTGCAGCCAGTGGCTGTCAGATTGATTGAGCGAACATGCAAGCAGACACCCCTATACAATGTTTGTGTATCTATTCTTAAATCAGACTCTCGAAGTTCCAAGGCAGACGTCACAAGGCTGGCTCTCATCATGGTTGATGCACTCAAGGCCAAGGCAACTGGAACTATGAACTATATTAAGACGCTTCTCCGGGGCAACCTAAAAGGAGATGTAAGGCGTGGCTTAAGCTCTTGTGCTGACCTATACAATGCTGTTTTAGAGGCTGATGTCCCGGTAGCCATTGAAGCTTTGCAGAAAGGTGATCCTAAATTTGCTGAACAAGCTGCAAATGATGCTGGCATCGAGGCCAAATCATGTGAAAGCAGTTTCTCAGGCTATTCGCCTCTCACTAAAAGTAACAAATCCCTGCAGGATGTCTCAGCTGTGGCTGCAGCCATTGTCAAGTTATTGCTTTAAGGGGTTGATGCGTTTTTTGTTATGAACCTACCCACATCAGATACAAAATGAAataagagttttactatatataaataaagttacgTACTTATctgcgtattaatattaatttcttcatattcataatttaatttagcactattttattgaaaattattttttgactaatcacattagattagtgtacatattagtgtataattatacttgtaactagatttttctatgAAATAATGTCTTTAATGGAATATTTTTGGTAGCATATTTTAATTAGCTTCAATTAATTAGTACTTAGTCATATTATttccttttatattattaagtgtttggaaacaaaaataatttctatatgGAGAGACTTTCATAtacaaaaatcttaaaaatgatGGATAAGCAAGTGGAATgagacacaaaattttcatatcatatcatttaattattataatcatttcaaatttttatattccactttttcaaattttaattcaatttttttaaattttaaaataataataatattaaaaaataatattttaaactttcatctaaaataaaaaaatctcatctcagtATCCAATCCTACCCAAGCAACTTtctctcaaaatattttcatcttcaATGAAAATTTAGAGGTCCAGTTCTCTCTAAGTAGCCATCCCTCCGGGCATGGCTCTACCATTTTCTCCATATTTAGCATCATGGATGTCCTCTAATAGATATGCACATCAGTAAGTAATAAGACTATCGTTTACCATGATGATAACAATAATTGATAAGGTGGCAGAGATAGACCCATTTTATATTACCCTTTAGttctaataaaagaaaaaagaaactgaGTTTATCTTTTGTTTATAGCTCGAGAGACCGTGCCTAACTCTAGTTTCCAGTACTGTATAATGGCCATTCACCCTACCAATAGAAGAGTACTTTGTGATCTCTATCTAATCGATATCGTGTGGTGAAGCATCCAGCATATCCTtgaattttcagttttttattGCCTAGAATCTTTGTTGGAAGTTGCCAAATCACTTGGCTTTGTTCACTGTTgcttctttacttttcttggCATTTTGATCTTCCCTGTTCTTGATGGGAACAAAGAACAGAGAATGAATTTACATTATGAATCTTCCTGTTTATTGATGGGAACAGAGAACAGAGAATTAATTCACTGTTTCAATTCTTTACTTCCTCAGCACTGTTGCAAgatatttaaactttttttttttttccttattattacAGAGAATAAACTAAAGTTATGAATGAAAGAAGATTCTAAAAGCTCCCTACAAAATTGGGAACTCCCTTGTTAACTAATGTATTGACTAATGAATAAACCAAGCAACATGATTCTCAGTAAGGATATAACAATGGCCCCGATAGCAAACTTAGGAATAGGAAGTTCTACCCGCTGGTCCAGGCTGAGCCACTAATTGGATTATGAACAGGAATAAGCCGGTTTCCATATTACTGAGATCTACATTTTTAATGCCTATTTTATCTCAGTGGGTGCCATGAC
Coding sequences within it:
- the LOC122317768 gene encoding cell wall / vacuolar inhibitor of fructosidase 1-like, translated to MKLLLLIFIVQAVLQTIYLPASQGAVQPVAVRLIERTCKQTPLYNVCVSILKSDSRSSKADVTRLALIMVDALKAKATGTMNYIKTLLRGNLKGDVRRGLSSCADLYNAVLEADVPVAIEALQKGDPKFAEQAANDAGIEAKSCESSFSGYSPLTKSNKSLQDVSAVAAAIVKLLL
- the LOC122317740 gene encoding nuclear poly(A) polymerase 3 isoform X3 encodes the protein MDEERSISLVQFMVNEGLVPSPDEEEKRKNVILKLKEIVLTWIKKVAWQRRFPKEQIAAACATILTYGSYGLGVHGSESDIDALCVGPLFATMAQEDFFIVLHNMLKSRPEVSEIHCVKDAKVPLIWFEFDGISIDLPYAQLKVSSVPENVDVLNPYFLRDVNVTSWKSLSGVRANKRILQLVPNLENFQSMLRCVKLWAKRRGVYGNMFAFWPWPTPVILQDGILPTTRDAIEIRSLMPIQLPCSPYEYCHSNVTRSTFRRIRAEFLRGHDRTRDLLKPDFDWGSVFEHFPYPKEYTRFVKIYLSASDQDDLGDWVGWVKSRFCSLLTKLEEVQGFCDPNPVEHVDMDVTEPNVVFYWGLNPSKSSFTDILHVEEDFMKNLKNGYQGSAGGMGLSILQASQLPKSALLDTGIGKRTKACWKILDYNLRRTPMYSQHLPHYFVGYVATDREPEHPRDGG
- the LOC122317740 gene encoding nuclear poly(A) polymerase 3 isoform X1, which translates into the protein MDEERSISLVQFMVNEGLVPSPDEEEKRKNVILKLKEIVLTWIKKVAWQRRFPKEQIAAACATILTYGSYGLGVHGSESDIDALCVGPLFATMAQEDFFIVLHNMLKSRPEVSEIHCVKDAKVPLIWFEFDGISIDLPYAQLKVSSVPENVDVLNPYFLRDVNVTSWKSLSGVRANKRILQLVPNLENFQSMLRCVKLWAKRRGVYGNLLGFLGGVHLAILAASVCQKHPNASLNSLIVNFFQMFAFWPWPTPVILQDGILPTTRDAIEIRSLMPIQLPCSPYEYCHSNVTRSTFRRIRAEFLRGHDRTRDLLKPDFDWGSVFEHFPYPKEYTRFVKIYLSASDQDDLGDWVGWVKSRFCSLLTKLEEVQGFCDPNPVEHVDMDVTEPNVVFYWGLNPSKSSFTDILHVEEDFMKNLKNGYQGSAGGMGLSILQASQLPKSALLDTGIGKRTKACWKILDYNLRRTPMYSQHLPHYFVGYVATDREPEHPRDGG
- the LOC122317740 gene encoding nuclear poly(A) polymerase 3 isoform X2: MDEERSISLVQFMVNEGLVPSPDEEEKRKNVILKLKEIVLTWIKKVAWQRRFPKEQIAAACATILTYGSYGLGVHGSESDIDALCVGPLFATMAEDFFIVLHNMLKSRPEVSEIHCVKDAKVPLIWFEFDGISIDLPYAQLKVSSVPENVDVLNPYFLRDVNVTSWKSLSGVRANKRILQLVPNLENFQSMLRCVKLWAKRRGVYGNLLGFLGGVHLAILAASVCQKHPNASLNSLIVNFFQMFAFWPWPTPVILQDGILPTTRDAIEIRSLMPIQLPCSPYEYCHSNVTRSTFRRIRAEFLRGHDRTRDLLKPDFDWGSVFEHFPYPKEYTRFVKIYLSASDQDDLGDWVGWVKSRFCSLLTKLEEVQGFCDPNPVEHVDMDVTEPNVVFYWGLNPSKSSFTDILHVEEDFMKNLKNGYQGSAGGMGLSILQASQLPKSALLDTGIGKRTKACWKILDYNLRRTPMYSQHLPHYFVGYVATDREPEHPRDGG